In Herpetosiphonaceae bacterium, a single window of DNA contains:
- a CDS encoding sigma-70 family RNA polymerase sigma factor has product MHADIAADGAELMVNQGPGIGTSWDEPALETDAEEEEAGRAEDPIQLYLREIGQVSLLTAEQEVTLAQRIERGKAARLQLEEGVPGLDRTGLDELIADGALARQELIQANLRLVVSVAKKYIGHQLSFLDLVQEGNLGLMRAVEKFDWRKGNRFSTYATWWIRQAVSRSLAEHGRLIRLPVHLGEMIVQVRRTMHQLEQALERPPTHEELADALGISVRKVKRLLTATITPVSLEQPVGPDGDTFIGEMLSDEREDGPMEVATQNLLYHDIHAALGELPERERRVLALRYGLEDGKRRTLEEVGAAFGITRERTRQIEAEAMRRLRAPEVGRRLQGYLE; this is encoded by the coding sequence ATGCATGCTGATATTGCTGCTGACGGCGCGGAGCTGATGGTGAATCAAGGGCCTGGCATAGGCACTAGCTGGGACGAGCCAGCGCTTGAGACAGATGCCGAGGAGGAAGAGGCTGGACGCGCGGAAGATCCGATCCAGCTCTACCTCCGAGAGATTGGTCAGGTTTCGCTGTTAACAGCAGAGCAGGAAGTCACACTCGCGCAGCGGATAGAACGTGGCAAGGCCGCGCGTCTTCAGCTCGAAGAGGGCGTGCCGGGGCTGGATCGCACAGGGCTGGACGAGCTGATCGCTGATGGAGCGCTGGCTCGCCAGGAGTTGATCCAGGCAAACCTGCGGCTCGTCGTGAGCGTCGCCAAAAAATACATTGGGCACCAGCTCTCGTTTCTGGATCTGGTGCAAGAGGGTAATCTTGGCTTGATGCGCGCCGTCGAGAAGTTCGACTGGCGCAAGGGAAACCGCTTTTCAACCTACGCCACGTGGTGGATTCGTCAGGCAGTTAGCCGCTCGCTGGCCGAGCATGGACGGCTGATCCGGCTGCCGGTCCACCTGGGCGAGATGATTGTGCAGGTTCGACGCACGATGCACCAGCTAGAGCAGGCTCTCGAACGACCGCCGACGCACGAGGAGCTGGCCGATGCGCTTGGTATCAGCGTGCGCAAGGTCAAGCGGCTGCTGACCGCGACGATTACGCCAGTCTCGCTTGAGCAGCCGGTCGGCCCCGACGGCGACACCTTTATCGGCGAGATGCTCTCCGACGAGCGCGAAGATGGGCCGATGGAGGTTGCGACGCAGAACTTGCTCTACCACGATATTCACGCGGCACTCGGCGAGCTGCCTGAGCGCGAGCGGCGGGTGCTCGCGCTGCGCTATGGCCTGGAGGACGGCAAGCGGCGGACGCTGGAAGAGGTGGGCGCGGCGTTTGGCATCACGCGGGAGCGGACGCGCCAGATCGAGGCGGAGGCGATGCGGCGGCTACGCGCGCCGGAGGTTGGACGACGGCTCCAGGGCTACCTTGAGTAG